One Ranitomeya imitator isolate aRanImi1 chromosome 1, aRanImi1.pri, whole genome shotgun sequence DNA window includes the following coding sequences:
- the LOC138657562 gene encoding octapeptide-repeat protein T2-like: protein MREKPATGGKERGQPQEEEREASNKRSREKPDTGGEKPATGGRERSQPRQEEEREAGHRRKREKPDTGGEKPATGGRERSQPQQEEEREADHKRKREKPATGGAKPATGGEKPATGGRERS from the coding sequence ATGAGAGAGAAGCCGGCcacaggaggaaaagagagaggccagccacaggaggaagagagagaagcCAGCAACAAGAGGAGTAGAGAGAAGCCGGACACAGGAGGAGAGAAGCCGGCCACAGGAGGACGAGAGAGAAGCCAGCCACGGcaggaggaagagagagaagctggccacaggaggaagagagagaagcCGGACACAGGAGGAGAGAAGCCGGCCACAGGAGGACGAGAGAGAAGCCAGCCacagcaggaggaagagagagaagcCGACCACAAGAGGAAGAGAGAGAAGCCGGCCACAGGAGGAGCGAAGCCGGCCACAGGAGGAGAAAAGCCAGCCacaggaggaagagagagaagcTGA